From the genome of Carassius gibelio isolate Cgi1373 ecotype wild population from Czech Republic chromosome B10, carGib1.2-hapl.c, whole genome shotgun sequence, one region includes:
- the LOC127966585 gene encoding C3a anaphylatoxin chemotactic receptor-like, with translation MDSSNSSKINQTYTDNVSDNVYKDVCKDCFIDLMNFTRVGSLVFYYLTFILGVPGNAFVVYVAGLKMKRTVNTVGFLNLAIADLLCCLSTIYYITKRAIGYWPYGSVMCKIFPFIMFITMFASVFTLSLISLDRFTRVITPVWAQNHRSLFIARLSCATAWILASILSLPFMMLAKFHTNKNETYCLFHELDEYHLKLYGGFSIIRFVFGFLVPLICITACYGFIARKLGKSQFNTGRAFRIMFAVIVAFFLCWLFYHIVDLIIIYGEKSSSLVAVAWAVYPLTISLAYFNSCLNPILYVFMGQDFKSNVKLSLRRVFERVFSEDGTQASQSTQSQQMHSV, from the coding sequence ATGGACAGCAGCAACTCAAGCAAAATTAATCAGACATATACTGATAATGTTTCTGACAATGTCTACAAAGATGTTTGTAAGGATTGTTTTATTGATCTGATGAATTTTACGAGAGTGGGCTCTCTGGTCTTCTACTACCTGACCTTTATCCTCGGTGTTCCTGGAAATGCATTTGTCGTGTATGTTGCTGGATTGAAGATGAAGAGGACTGTTAATACAGTAGGGTTTCTCAATCTAGCGATTGCTGACCTCTTGTGCTGCCTTTCCACTATTTACTACATCACCAAGAGAGCTATTGGCTACTGGCCGTACGGATCCGTAATGTGCAAGATTTTCCCCTTCATTATGTTCATCACCATGTTTGCCAGCGTTTTCACACTGAGCTTGATTAGTCTGGATCGGTTTACTCGGGTGATCACGCCGGTTTGGGCTCAGAATCATCGCAGCTTGTTCATCGCACGACTGTCCTGTGCAACAGCTTGGATTCTGGCTTCAATTCTTAGTCTGCCTTTTATGATGTTAGCAAAGtttcacacaaataaaaatgaaacatactGCCTGTTTCATGAACTTGATGAATACCATTTAAAATTGTATGGAGGGTTTAGCATCATCagatttgtgtttggttttttggTTCCTCTCATATGCATCACAGCATGCTACGGATTCATCGCACGCAAGTTAGGCAAGAGTCAATTTAACACTGGACGGGCGTTTCGTATCATGTTTGCTGTAATCGTGGCCTTTTTTCTTTGCTGGTTGTTCTATCACATAGTAGATTTGATAATAATATATGGCGAGAAATCCAGTTCCCTTGTGGCTGTGGCTTGGGCTGTGTATCCGTTGACCATCTCTTTGGCGTATTTCAACAGCTGTCTGAACCCCAttctgtatgttttcatgggGCAGGATTTTAAGAGCAATGTTAAACTTTCTCTAAGACGTGTTTTTGAAAGAGTTTTCTCTGAGGATGGAACACAAGCATCACAATCCACACAGTCACAACAAATGCACTCAGTGTAG